The genomic stretch GGCAGGAATCCATATTGGGCAGCAAGTACAGGCCCGATAAGTGGCCCGGCACCCGCAATGGCGGCAAAATGATGCCCCATCAGTACAATTTTGTTAGTTGGCACATAATCCCGGCCATCATTAAGCATCACCGACGGAACAGGATTGTTGCCATTCAACATTAAAACCCTGTGTGCGACGAATCTTCCGTAAACCCCATATCCTATGGCTAAAAATAAGGCGGCAATAATTACTAATACAATTGAATTCATAAAGATTAACAAATTAAAATTTTAAAGGTCATATAGTTTCAATTAATCAGGGAAAGGGTCAAAACTAATTATTTTTAAAATATAGTGTTTCTTTTTAACATCAATAAATAGATTATATTGTTCTGATTATTTAAACAGAAGCAGAATCCTAACTATATAGAAATTCGAAAGTCAGATTCTTTGATCTGCCAGACAATACATTTATTTTTACAATGCCTCTGAAAGACTTATACCGGAGTTCATAAATATCAGTTATCATATTCGAACTTTAATAACCAGACTATTATTAAATTTGGCCTATTATTAAACAAATGATT from Bacteroidota bacterium encodes the following:
- a CDS encoding carbon starvation CstA family protein, with translation MNSIVLVIIAALFLAIGYGVYGRFVAHRVLMLNGNNPVPSVMLNDGRDYVPTNKIVLMGHHFAAIAGAGPLIGPVLAAQYGFLPGVLWILIGSVFAGAVHDMVILTASVRFRGKSIAEIAKDLVGNRLGLITSVSVITILIIS